GTAGACTTAACTTAATTCAATAATTCGTAAAGGAGAACTACAACAAATGGGCGGCGAAATGTTCAATGCAGCTCTACTATCCTTTGGCTTAATTTTTGTAGGTTGGGCTTTAGGTACTTTGTTACTAAAAGTTCAGGGCGCAGAAGAAGAGTAATTTTTGCTCTGAAAACCTTTAAGACCGAGAGGCTGTGCTGTAGTCTCTCGCTCGTGTCATCATGTTAAAAAGAATGTAAACTTTTGTTTGTTCATGCGATTCTGTTAAGATTTTATTCATAAAAGTTTAAGTTTCGCAAATAACCCTCATGACGTTATTAATAGTCGGTGCCACTGGCACCTTGGGAAGACAAGTGGCCCGTCGTGCCATTGATGAGGGGTATAAAGTACGTTGTCTTGTCCGGAGTGCTAAGAAAGCCGCATTTCTCAAAGAATGGGGTGCGGAACTTGTACCGGGAGACCTGTGCTACCCCCAAACATTAAAAACTGCATTAGAAGGTGTTACCGCAGTCATAGATGCGGCTACCTCCCGTCCTACCGATTCCTTAAGTATTAAACAAGTGGATTGGGAGGGCAAAGTATCCTTAATTCAAGCGTGTTTAGCAGCAGGTATAGAGCGTTTTATATTCTTTTCCATACTGGATGCCGATAAATACCCAGAAGTACCACTGATGGAAATTAAGCGGTGTACAGAAATTTATTTGGCAGAGTCGGGCTTAAATTACACCATATTGCGACTAGCTGGTTTTATGCAAGGCTTGATTGGTCAATATGGCATTCCTATTTTAGAAAATCAGCCAGTTTGGGTAACAGGTGAATCTTCACCCATTGCCTACATGGATACTCAAGATATAGCTAAATTTGCAATTCGGGCACTAAGTGTACCAGAAACTGAAAAGCGAACTTTCCCGGTTGTAGGTACTCGTGCTTGGAGTGCAGAAGAAATAATTAACTTGTGCGAACGTCTATCAGGCAGAGAAGCTAGAGTCACACGAATGCCAATCAATTTACTACGTACAGTCCGCAAAATGCTACGGTTCTTCCAGTGGGGATGGAATGTAGCAGACAGGCTGGCATTTACAGAAGTACTGGCCAGTGGCAAACCTCTCAATGCTCCAATGGAAGAAGCATACCAAGTCTTTGGCTTTGATGCTAAAGACACCACAACCCTCGAAAGCTACTTGCAAGAGTACTTCAACCGTATTCTCAAGAAGCTGAAAGAGCTAGACTACGAAAAAAATAAAAAGAAAAAAGAGAAAAAGACTCCTTTTAAAAAAGTTGATAATTAGTGGTTGGTGGTTGGTTGTAGCAAACAACAAACAACAAACAACCAATGACTAATGACTAAATTGACTAAAATGTGTCACGATTAACATAATAAAGAGCAGCGCCTAAAGATTGGATATTTGAGTGTGCCGAAAGTAGGCATTATCTACAACGACGTGAAACCGATAGCAGGCCGCGTCGCTATCGAACTTAAAGAAAAGTTCACCGCCCACGGTTGGGATGTCTGCATCACAACTGGCATCGGTGGTATGTTGGGTTACTCTACCCCAGAGAGTCCTATATGCCACACACCTATTGAGGGTTTAACACCTCCTGGTTTTGACTCAGAAACAAAATTTGCGATCGTACTAGGGGGCGATGGCACTGTTTTGGCAGCATCACGTTTAGTTGCTCATTGTAGTATCCCCATGCTGACTGTAAATACAGGTCATATGGGATTTTTGACCGAAACTTACCTCAATCAACTGCCCCAAGCAGTAGAGCAACTAATGGCGGATAAGTATGAAGTTGAAGAGCGAGCAATGCTCACTGTCAAAGTGTTTCGGGGAGATTCAATACAGTGGGAAGCCCTCTGCTTGAATGAAATGGTGTTACATCGGGAACCACTAACCTCGATGTGCCATTTTGAAATTGCAGTGGGTCGTCACGCACCAGTTGATATTGCTGCTGATGGTGTGATTATTTCTACGCCAACAGGTTCTACTGCCTATTCATTGAGTGCTGGCGGTCCGGTTGTGACTCCAGGTGTACCAGCATTACAGTTAGTGCCTATTTGTCCCCATTCCTTGGCATCAAGAGCATTGGTGTTTCCTGATACGGAACCAGTCAATATTTACCCAGTCAATACTCCTCGATTGGTGATGGTAGTTGATGGCAATGGTGGGTGTTATGTTTTGCCAGACGATCGCGTCAATGTAGAGCGATCGCAATATTGTGCTAAGTTTATCCGCCTGCAACCGCCAGAATTCTTCCGAGTTTTAAGAGAAAAACTCGGTTGGGGTTTGCCACATATTGCTAAACCTACGTCGGTGGAGTTGCCATGATCAGGGGATCGGGGATTGGGGTGATCGGGTGATGGGGAGTGTGAGGGGTGTGAGTTGGCATTGAGCATTGGAAATTACCAACAACCAACCACTAACTGCTAACCATTGACTATTGACCATTGACCAATTACCAATTACCAATTACCCGTTACCCAAATCTTAAATAAGAGATTAAATTTTCTGCATGTAGAGTTTTTTATTGCTAAACCTATAGTTTGACGTGCTAAAACATTTGAGATAGCGTGTCAACTTTAGGATATTATTTATCACTAAAAAATTGTAAATTACGCTTATATCTAAATGTACAAGTGTTTATTAGAACATTTGTCAAATCTAAAATCTAAAATCTAAAATCTAATCCATATGACGCTTGCTCACAACCCCTGTGTTTTGGTGATTGAAAGCGATGAGAGTCTGGCTAATCAGATCGCTTTTGACTTAAAAGAATCTGGTTATGATTCTGTTGTGGCTCATGATGGGGTAAATGGTTTGCAACAAAGCCGCGATCGCCAACCAGCTTTGGTTGTGATCGACCGGATGCTAGCAGGAGAATCTGGACTCTCTTTATGTAAAAATCTGAGAACTACCGGAGTGCGATCGCCTGTACTGGTCTTAATGGCACGGGATACAGTTGATGATCGCGTAGCTTGCTTAGAAGCAGGAGCAGATGATTACTTTCTTAAACCCTACCGTTCCGAGGATTTTTTAAATTTAATTCGCCTCTATTTAAAACCTGATGTAGACACGACAGAACAGTTACGTTTTGCTGATTTGGTTTTAGACATCGCTACCCGTCGCGCTATCTATAATGGACGGGCGATCGACCTAACAATGAAAGAATTTGAATTACTTAAATATCTTATGGAACATCCACGTGAAGTACTAACTCGTGAACAGATTTTGGAAAATGTTTGGGGTTATGACTTCATGGGTGAATCAAATGTGATAGAAGTGTATATTCGTTACCTACGTTTGAAAATAGAAGACGAAGGACAAAAGCGCCTGATTCAAACAGTGCGTGGTGTTGGTTATGTTTTGAGAGAATCGTAAGGAATGGGGAGATCGGGTGATAGGGAGTGTAAGGAGTGTGGGGGACAAGGGGGAACTCGGGGTTCCCTGTGGGGATTAGGGAGCGAAAGATGATTGACCATATCTCACCGAGAATAACCATTGATGAATGACAAATAACCAATGACTAATGACCAATGACTAAAATCATGTTTTCAATATTTCTGAGTGTGCTGCTAATAGGCTGTTCAACTCCCATACAAGTAAAATCTTCTACAAATACACCTAGTTCTCAAGTTCAATCAGTGAAAACTGAACAATTATCAATTGATACAAGCAAGGGTCAGCAGTTACCTATTTCTGCTCGGGCTGTTGTTCCCAATGGCGCCATAATCGATCTGGAAGTGGCGCAAACTCCAGAACAACAGGCGATGGGATTAATGTACCGACCTGCTTTAAGTCCAAATCGAGGGATGTTGTTTCAATTTCCTACACCAATGGCAGTTAGTTTTTGGATGAAAAACGTACCTGTACCTTTAGATATGGTTTTTCTGCGAAAAGGCGTTGTGCAAATGGTTACTACTGCTCCACCTTGCAATGCTGATCCCTGTCCCACGTATGGCCCTAAAACCCAAGTAGATCAGGTAATTGAACTACGTTCTGGACGAGCCGAAGAACTGGGGTTAAAGAAAGGCACTAGTATCAAAATTGATTTCTTGCAGGCAGGAAATTTGCGGTGATAAGAATTCAAATGATAATGTTAAAATCTTGATAAAATAATACTTAAATTTTTTTGGTCAAAAAATAATCAAGTACCTGGTAAAAAAGTTAATAGTGACGTTAAGATTTAATACAGTGTCAAACAAATAGACCCCGACGTCTTCAAGCTGGGGCCTGCATTTTAGCATTCTGTAACTAAAATCTATCTTTTGGCGTACGTGTAAAGATTCGCCAATAAGGGATTATTTAGCTAAGGAATCCTTCTGACTACAGGTGTATTTAGCTAAGCAACTGAGGTAAAAAGGATAAATCCGATTTAGCTAAGTCAGCTACTGGATATTTAAAGGTGAAAGTAGCGCTACAATTAGTAACTTCAAAGGTACTTTGTTTTAAAAACACTATATACACAAACAGCACTTACTCTGTTGATTGTGTAAAATTAGTGATTTACCAAAGACTTGCTAAAATCTACTGAAAAACAGTAGTCTCAGGGGCGAGCATACACAATACGTAAGGGGGTGAACTGCAAAATGCTACCATCTAACTACACACAACTAATTCGTTTTCTACAAGAGGATTTGGCAATTTCTACTGCCTCTATTGACGTTGCGCTTCGTCATAGTAAGCAAGACCCTGGGCCTTTGCCAATGATTCTTTGGCAGTATGGGTTGATAACCCTTGAACAGTTAGAACAAATCTATGACTGGCTGGAGACTGCGGCATAGATTAGGAGTAGATCATTCAGGAGAATAAAATATGTGGCATGAAATTTGCCTTTTACGAAGGCTTGCAATAAGGAAAACTAGCCTGAGTAATTTATACTGTTTCACTTATAAAAGTTACAAGAGCGGGTTGATAATTCAGCCCGCTCTTTAAATTACTTAATAATTTTTTGTTAGCTGTTTGTTATAGGTTGGTTGTTGGTTGTTGTTGGTGAAAATCCCCGTGACTGAAAGAATGCACTTATGCAAGGGTAAAACTGTTGAAAAGCTTTGCTCTTTTCACAGAAGAATAGAAAAGAGGATATAAAAATTTTGATCCTAATGAGATAGTAAGAAAATATACCGAAGATCTTATGATTGGTTTGCTTAAATATATTTAAAATTTGGTCTTTTTTTGATTTTAATGTTATCAACAACCGTATTTTTTCGGTTATTTATTTGTCATAAAGAATGTATTATTAAACTAAAAATACTTAATCTAGCCTTTTCCTTCGTAAAAACTGTATAAATATGCATAGTTTTGTATTGTTCTATCTATCCTCCTTTGTAAGGAACTAGGAACAAAAGTACAATTAAAATCCCTATTAATGCCTACGTGTCTTGACGCCTGTTGATTCCTGTGTGTTTATCATCTAATCCTTCTTCTTTAGTCCAGCAAATACCAGTTGGCTTAATGCTACTGGGTGCAAATGCAGAAATTCTCTTTTGCAATGTGCTAGGTTGTAAGTTGCTGCATCGCACAGAAACAGAACTCTTGGGAACTACTGCTTTTGGTGCTAATTGGCAAGTTGTGCAAGCAGGGGAAACAGCATTTACTAATCCAAAACTACTGCTTTCGCAACAAGAAAATTTGGTGTTAGGTATTGCTCATCCCCAAAATGGTAGTTATATTTGGTTACTGGTAAATACTCAACCTCAAGATTATAAAGAGCAAACAATTTGTACTTTTAGTCATCTCCCTGAACAACAAAGCAGTCAACTTAGTCTACGTCGTACTCATACTCGCTTGGAGCAACAAAATCAAGTTTTGTTAGCACTGGCTAAGAGTAAAACTATGGCACAAGGCGATTTTAATACTGCTCTAGATGAAATTACAGAAACTGCTGCTAGCACTTTGGGGGTAGAACGTGTCAGCGTCTGGCTGTACAATCGCGATCGCTCCAAAATTCACTGCCTTAACCTCTACGAACAAACCCCCAACCGCCACAGCAATGGCGCAGAACTAGCAGCAGTCAACTATCCAGCATACTTTCAAGCTTTACAAACAGAGCGTACTATTGCCGCAGATGATGCCTATAGCGATCCGCGTACCTATGAATTTGGCACAGCATATTTGCCTGCGGTTGGCGTCACATCTATGTTAGATGCACCCATTTGGTTAGAAGGGGAAATGATCGGTGTAGTTTGCCACGAGTTTACCGGGGGTGTGCGCCATTGGACTATTGAAGAACAAAATTTTGGGGGTTGTATAGCTGATTTAGTAACCTTGGCAATGGAAGCCAGCCAGCGTCAAAAAGCACAAGAAGCGCTACGGCAAAGTGAAGCCAAGTTTCACAAACTTACAACTCACATGCCAGGGATGATTTATCAGTTTGTCTTACATCCTGACGGTGCGATGAATTTTCCCTACGTCAGTTCCTATTGTTGGGAAATGTTTGAATTAGAATCAGAACAGATCCAACAAAATGCACAACTGTTACTATCACAGGTTCACCCTGATGATCGCTACAGTTTAGATGAGTTGATCGCTATCTCAGCCGAAACTTTAGAGCCTTGGGTGTGGGAAGGACGTTTTATAAGTCCTAGTGGTAAGTTGAAATGGCTTTCTGGTGCTTCTCGTCCAGAGAAACTAGCAAATGGCGACATTCTCTGGGATGGCTTGTTAATGGACATCACAGAATGCAAACAGACTGAAGCTGCTTTGGCGAAGCGAGAACGTTATTTAGCAATACTAGTAGAAGTACAGCGACGATTATTAGCTGATGATACAGATGGGAGTTGTTACACCCATATTTTAGAACCATTAGGGCAAGCTTCTGGCGCTAGTCGCGTTTACTTGTTCGAGAACTATCGAGATCACTCAGGACAGTTGTTTACCTATCAACGTGGCGTATGGTGTGCTGGAGGTATTAATAATCCAGCTTTATCAAATTTACCCTTACCAGAGGTTTTTCCCCATTGGATTGAATTGTTAGCAAAAGGTGATATTGTTGCAGGTCTTGCTACTGAATTTCCACAGCCAGAACAAGGTATACTGGCTACTCATCATATTCTCTCCATTCTAGTTTTACCTCTAATGGTAAATAGTGAATTTTGGGGATTCATAGGTTTTGATAATTGTCAAGAAGCACGTCCCTGGGATTCCTTAGAAGTAGATCTATTGGCAGCAGCAGCAGCAGCAGTTGCTCTCCACCAAGAAAGAGCATTAGCAGAAAAATCGCTGGCTCAGGCTAAGGATGAATTAGAAATTCAAGTCGATAAGCGAACCAAGGCTTTAAAAGATGCCAATCAGCAATTATTAATAGAAATTGCTGAACGTTCAGCTGCTCAACGTGCCCTGCAAGTTTCTTTAGAAAACTTGAAAAAAGCCCAAACCCAACTTGTTCAAAGTGAAAAAATGTCTTCTCTAGGGCAAATGGTTGCTGGTATTGCCCATGAAATCAATAATCCGATTAGTTTTATTGCTGGCAATTTAGTATACGCTAATCAATACACATTTGATCTTCTAGAGATATTACGCTTATATCAAGAATATTGTCCTCAACCAGGCTCGGAAATTTTCCAGCGATCGCAAGAAATAGATTTCGATTTTTTGCTAACGGATCTGCCCAAAATTTTAGAATCCATGCAAGTCGGTGCGAAACGTATTAGTGATATAGTCCTTTCTTTAAGAAACTTCTCACGCCTTGATGAAGCTGAGATGAAACGTGTCGATTTGCACGCAGGAATTGATAGTACCCTGTTAATCTTACAACACCGACTTGATTCTAAAAATCGCAATCCTCAAATTCAAATTATTAAAGAGTATGGTGAATTACCAGTTGTTGAATGCTATCCGGGTAAACTCAATCAAGTCTTTTTTAATATTTTGAGTAATGCAATTGATGCCATAGAAGATAGTAATCGGGAAGAAAGCTACAAATACCAATTACCTACTATTCGTATTTCCACTGAACTTGTTGCTAATAATGTACGGGTACGAATTGCTGATAATGGCCCTGGGATAAGTGAACAAATCAAAGCACAAGTATTTGACCCCTTCTTTACTACCAAACCTGTGGGTAGTGGTTCTGGCTTAGGATTATCTATTAGTTATCAAATTATCGTTGAAAGTCACAAAGGCATTTTGTCTTGCGCTTCCCAAGAAGGGAAAGGAACAGAATTTTGTATTGAAATTCCGGTTTGGCAGAATGTTAGTTGTTAAATTAGGGAACTCTGAACAGGGAACACTAATCAAGAACTGATCACAGTTAAATGTCCATGTATTGTGGGAATATTCAATATTTTATCGAACTCATATCTGAAATTTTCGCGCTCAACTGTTATTTAAAATAACGTATTTCATATTTCAATAGATATCTTGCAAAATTCAGGATAAATTTTTATTACGACCACAGATGAACACAGATGAACACAGATGTAGACGCGCTCATAGGCTTAAAGCAGACTACACAGCTGAACATAAAGTTTATCGGTGTTTATCGGTGTTCGTCTTTTGAAAAATAGACTTTTGCAACAGTTCTAATGTTGACACTGTGCTTTTACCATCACTATATGAATAAACTCGCTCTTGCCATTAGTATAAGCTTCTCGATCTGTAGGAAAACGTGCTACTAAATCTCTTTTTAAAGCTTCATAACGCTTTGCTTCTTCAGGATGCATCCGCAAATAATCCCGGAATAACTTTCGCTGCCAAAATTCACCATGTGCCTCAACAATATGAACGTGATGCGTGCGACATTTGCCGTATGGCGGCATTCCTTTCACAAAAAACATCCTTCCTGAACGTGGATCATCTCGCCAATAAACATAGCTCAGCACTTCTAACACAGGAATAGCTTGTTTGGCATCCTCTAAAGAACGCACTCCCACCATAATATCAATCACTGGTTTGGCTGCAAGTCCTGGTATCGCCGTACTACCAATATGCTCAATCTCAACAACCAAATCACTTCCTAGTACTTGCCAAATACGTATTGCTTCTTCCGCAAACATAATTTGCCATCGCGGATCGTATTCAGCAATCACCACCTCATCCATCTTTACTTCTCCTTATTACTTCTTCGCGCCTTTGCGGTTAGTTTCTAAATTCGATAGTTTATAATGATAGATTGTGTCGTTTTAAAACCCATCATGCCTAAACTCAAAACTCGCAAAGCCGCGGCAAAACGGTTCCGCGCTACCGGCAGTGGTAAAATCGTACGTCGCAAGGCATTCAAAAACCACCTGCTCGAACACAAAACTTCTAATAAAAAGCGTAAGCTTTCCAAAATGGTTCTTGTGGAC
Above is a genomic segment from Fischerella sp. JS2 containing:
- a CDS encoding cytochrome b6-f complex subunit PetM, which encodes MGGEMFNAALLSFGLIFVGWALGTLLLKVQGAEEE
- a CDS encoding SDR family oxidoreductase; the encoded protein is MTLLIVGATGTLGRQVARRAIDEGYKVRCLVRSAKKAAFLKEWGAELVPGDLCYPQTLKTALEGVTAVIDAATSRPTDSLSIKQVDWEGKVSLIQACLAAGIERFIFFSILDADKYPEVPLMEIKRCTEIYLAESGLNYTILRLAGFMQGLIGQYGIPILENQPVWVTGESSPIAYMDTQDIAKFAIRALSVPETEKRTFPVVGTRAWSAEEIINLCERLSGREARVTRMPINLLRTVRKMLRFFQWGWNVADRLAFTEVLASGKPLNAPMEEAYQVFGFDAKDTTTLESYLQEYFNRILKKLKELDYEKNKKKKEKKTPFKKVDN
- a CDS encoding NAD(+) kinase; amino-acid sequence: MPKVGIIYNDVKPIAGRVAIELKEKFTAHGWDVCITTGIGGMLGYSTPESPICHTPIEGLTPPGFDSETKFAIVLGGDGTVLAASRLVAHCSIPMLTVNTGHMGFLTETYLNQLPQAVEQLMADKYEVEERAMLTVKVFRGDSIQWEALCLNEMVLHREPLTSMCHFEIAVGRHAPVDIAADGVIISTPTGSTAYSLSAGGPVVTPGVPALQLVPICPHSLASRALVFPDTEPVNIYPVNTPRLVMVVDGNGGCYVLPDDRVNVERSQYCAKFIRLQPPEFFRVLREKLGWGLPHIAKPTSVELP
- the nblR gene encoding response regulator transcription factor NblR, which produces MTLAHNPCVLVIESDESLANQIAFDLKESGYDSVVAHDGVNGLQQSRDRQPALVVIDRMLAGESGLSLCKNLRTTGVRSPVLVLMARDTVDDRVACLEAGADDYFLKPYRSEDFLNLIRLYLKPDVDTTEQLRFADLVLDIATRRAIYNGRAIDLTMKEFELLKYLMEHPREVLTREQILENVWGYDFMGESNVIEVYIRYLRLKIEDEGQKRLIQTVRGVGYVLRES
- a CDS encoding DUF192 domain-containing protein is translated as MTKIMFSIFLSVLLIGCSTPIQVKSSTNTPSSQVQSVKTEQLSIDTSKGQQLPISARAVVPNGAIIDLEVAQTPEQQAMGLMYRPALSPNRGMLFQFPTPMAVSFWMKNVPVPLDMVFLRKGVVQMVTTAPPCNADPCPTYGPKTQVDQVIELRSGRAEELGLKKGTSIKIDFLQAGNLR
- a CDS encoding DUF2949 domain-containing protein yields the protein MLPSNYTQLIRFLQEDLAISTASIDVALRHSKQDPGPLPMILWQYGLITLEQLEQIYDWLETAA
- a CDS encoding GAF domain-containing sensor histidine kinase, with the translated sequence MLLGANAEILFCNVLGCKLLHRTETELLGTTAFGANWQVVQAGETAFTNPKLLLSQQENLVLGIAHPQNGSYIWLLVNTQPQDYKEQTICTFSHLPEQQSSQLSLRRTHTRLEQQNQVLLALAKSKTMAQGDFNTALDEITETAASTLGVERVSVWLYNRDRSKIHCLNLYEQTPNRHSNGAELAAVNYPAYFQALQTERTIAADDAYSDPRTYEFGTAYLPAVGVTSMLDAPIWLEGEMIGVVCHEFTGGVRHWTIEEQNFGGCIADLVTLAMEASQRQKAQEALRQSEAKFHKLTTHMPGMIYQFVLHPDGAMNFPYVSSYCWEMFELESEQIQQNAQLLLSQVHPDDRYSLDELIAISAETLEPWVWEGRFISPSGKLKWLSGASRPEKLANGDILWDGLLMDITECKQTEAALAKRERYLAILVEVQRRLLADDTDGSCYTHILEPLGQASGASRVYLFENYRDHSGQLFTYQRGVWCAGGINNPALSNLPLPEVFPHWIELLAKGDIVAGLATEFPQPEQGILATHHILSILVLPLMVNSEFWGFIGFDNCQEARPWDSLEVDLLAAAAAAVALHQERALAEKSLAQAKDELEIQVDKRTKALKDANQQLLIEIAERSAAQRALQVSLENLKKAQTQLVQSEKMSSLGQMVAGIAHEINNPISFIAGNLVYANQYTFDLLEILRLYQEYCPQPGSEIFQRSQEIDFDFLLTDLPKILESMQVGAKRISDIVLSLRNFSRLDEAEMKRVDLHAGIDSTLLILQHRLDSKNRNPQIQIIKEYGELPVVECYPGKLNQVFFNILSNAIDAIEDSNREESYKYQLPTIRISTELVANNVRVRIADNGPGISEQIKAQVFDPFFTTKPVGSGSGLGLSISYQIIVESHKGILSCASQEGKGTEFCIEIPVWQNVSC
- a CDS encoding GrpB family protein codes for the protein MDEVVIAEYDPRWQIMFAEEAIRIWQVLGSDLVVEIEHIGSTAIPGLAAKPVIDIMVGVRSLEDAKQAIPVLEVLSYVYWRDDPRSGRMFFVKGMPPYGKCRTHHVHIVEAHGEFWQRKLFRDYLRMHPEEAKRYEALKRDLVARFPTDREAYTNGKSEFIHIVMVKAQCQH
- the rpmI gene encoding 50S ribosomal protein L35; this translates as MPKLKTRKAAAKRFRATGSGKIVRRKAFKNHLLEHKTSNKKRKLSKMVLVDERDAENVRLMLPYL